A window of Chlorobium phaeobacteroides DSM 266 genomic DNA:
TTTTCCCTCCATCGATTGCACAGGCCGCTCCAGGTATTCGTCGAGACGTTTATCAAAATCGGCGAGCCATTGGGCATCGATAAACGCCTTGATAATGCGACGGACTTCGATCATCTGCCGCTCCCCCCGCAAACGGCGGATAAAACCAAGCTCGGCGATTTTGTTGAGCGTAGCGTCTACCTGATCGATCAATTTGACCTCATTGCTGACGGCGGGAAAAAAAATCCGGATCAGTTCAACAACCTCATCACGCGACAGAATCAGGCGAGTATCGCCGCCTCCCGCATCGAATTCCGCCAGTTTTTTGCGCAGCAGCGCCAGCAGCAGGCTG
This region includes:
- a CDS encoding DUF4194 domain-containing protein; translated protein: MTNPLDIDTGRPSYPVQELSFIVIPLLKGVIYQDESPALWSSLLNQLAAVRDYVAVLGLELILDEAEGYAFLRSHSESGTEGANATPRLMARRQLSYPVSLLLALLRKKLAEFDAGGGDTRLILSRDEVVELIRIFFPAVSNEVKLIDQVDATLNKIAELGFIRRLRGERQMIEVRRIIKAFIDAQWLADFDKRLDEYLERPVQSMEGKDE